One genomic window of Trichlorobacter lovleyi includes the following:
- a CDS encoding VIT1/CCC1 transporter family protein, whose amino-acid sequence MPPSANHVPQDSMAAEQHYAERIGWLRAVVLGANDGIVSTASLLVGVAAAETGSSNIMLAGLAGLMAGAMSMAAGEYVSVSSQADTERADLQRERRELEDDPEFEHRELAEIYMQRGLDQDLARQVAERLMAHDALGAHARDELGLSEIHTARPLQAALASAMTFALGAAVPLLIAWQSPHRLTIPLVAASSLVCLAVLGGLAASIGGANVLLGAWRVTIWGAVAMAITAGVGMLFGAVI is encoded by the coding sequence ATGCCGCCATCAGCAAACCATGTCCCTCAAGATTCAATGGCCGCAGAGCAGCACTATGCAGAGCGGATTGGCTGGCTGCGTGCCGTGGTGCTGGGAGCTAACGATGGTATTGTCTCAACGGCGAGCCTGCTGGTGGGGGTTGCTGCAGCCGAAACCGGCAGCAGCAACATCATGCTTGCCGGGTTGGCAGGGCTGATGGCCGGTGCCATGTCAATGGCCGCTGGTGAGTATGTATCAGTCAGCTCCCAGGCTGATACGGAACGGGCTGATTTACAGCGTGAGCGCCGTGAACTTGAAGATGATCCTGAGTTTGAACACCGGGAACTGGCTGAAATCTATATGCAGCGCGGTCTTGATCAGGATCTGGCCAGGCAGGTGGCTGAACGGTTGATGGCCCATGATGCCTTGGGGGCCCACGCCCGTGATGAGTTGGGGTTATCGGAGATTCATACTGCCCGCCCACTGCAGGCTGCCCTGGCTTCAGCCATGACCTTTGCCCTGGGGGCGGCAGTACCGCTGCTCATTGCCTGGCAAAGTCCGCACCGGCTCACCATCCCGCTGGTGGCGGCCAGCTCCTTGGTCTGTCTGGCGGTTCTTGGGGGGCTGGCAGCCTCTATCGGCGGTGCCAACGTGCTGCTTGGCGCATGGCGGGTAACGATCTGGGGAGCCGTGGCAATGGCGATCACTGCAGGGGTCGGGATGCTCTTTGGCGCTGTGATCTGA
- a CDS encoding acyl-CoA dehydratase activase codes for MVKVGIDLGSRTIKLVALKQGAISFHTVVESSFEPHRQALAFLEQHVPVRAVATGYGRHLVQQHAEVDVITEIKAHAMGARYFFPQCRTILDVGGQDSKVISLTAEGKVQNFQMNDKCAAGTGRFLEMMAVSLGYTMAEFGAAAAGVEQATPINSMCAVFAESEVVSLKNSGMPPAEIARAVHLAVANRLATMVRKVGYGDHLVFSGGVANSPIMVSLLAQELGVPVLVPDHPSIVGALWAALQAELLHHRDSPAA; via the coding sequence GTGGTGAAAGTAGGAATTGATCTGGGATCACGTACCATCAAACTGGTGGCGCTCAAACAGGGCGCCATCAGTTTTCATACCGTGGTGGAAAGCAGCTTTGAACCGCACCGCCAGGCGCTGGCCTTTCTGGAACAGCATGTACCGGTCAGGGCGGTTGCCACCGGCTATGGCAGGCATCTGGTGCAACAGCATGCCGAGGTGGATGTCATCACCGAGATCAAGGCCCATGCCATGGGGGCACGTTATTTCTTTCCCCAATGCCGCACCATTCTGGATGTGGGGGGTCAGGATTCCAAAGTAATCAGCCTGACCGCAGAGGGCAAGGTCCAGAACTTTCAGATGAATGACAAGTGCGCGGCCGGCACCGGCCGTTTTCTGGAGATGATGGCAGTGTCGCTGGGCTACACCATGGCCGAATTCGGCGCTGCTGCAGCCGGTGTTGAGCAGGCCACGCCGATCAACAGCATGTGCGCGGTGTTTGCGGAGTCAGAGGTGGTCTCCCTGAAAAACAGCGGCATGCCGCCGGCTGAAATCGCCAGGGCCGTGCATCTGGCCGTTGCCAACCGGCTGGCCACCATGGTCCGCAAGGTGGGGTATGGCGATCATCTGGTCTTTAGCGGCGGGGTTGCCAACAGTCCGATTATGGTGAGCCTGCTTGCACAGGAACTAGGGGTACCGGTACTGGTGCCTGATCACCCCTCCATTGTCGGCGCCCTGTGGGCCGCCCTGCAGGCGGAGCTGCTGCACCATCGTGACTCACCGGCAGCATAG
- a CDS encoding PEGA domain-containing protein yields MTRTMHHLLMLLLGSLLSILATGCSMPVLKQDIPVSTNPVGARIYADGQFAGVTPTRVSLERNRSHILTLVKENYRQADVVITNQYQTERVYLKAVQSGINSGLFFKNASMGMGSGMNSISNQEQTGEAYILTPPAVSVSLMPLSGAGAAAPAPAVAAAYPGSDNSAAMDQGEMTKELLKMGAGAALSQTAPIGKETSSSSSRNYVTSDGTRVQEKTTTSVGVKVNPAGLIGVLDTLFQ; encoded by the coding sequence ATGACCAGAACAATGCATCACCTTTTAATGCTGTTGCTCGGCTCGTTGCTGAGTATCCTTGCAACAGGCTGCAGCATGCCGGTTCTGAAGCAGGATATCCCGGTCTCAACCAACCCGGTCGGCGCCCGGATCTACGCCGACGGTCAGTTCGCCGGTGTCACCCCGACACGGGTCTCCCTTGAACGGAACCGCAGCCATATCCTGACGCTTGTCAAAGAGAACTACCGCCAGGCAGATGTGGTCATCACGAATCAATACCAGACGGAACGGGTTTACCTGAAGGCGGTCCAGTCCGGCATCAACTCGGGCCTGTTCTTTAAAAACGCCTCAATGGGGATGGGCAGCGGCATGAACTCCATCTCAAACCAGGAGCAGACCGGCGAGGCGTATATTCTTACTCCACCGGCGGTTTCCGTCAGCCTGATGCCGCTGTCCGGTGCCGGCGCCGCTGCTCCGGCACCGGCTGTCGCAGCAGCCTACCCCGGATCAGACAATAGCGCTGCCATGGATCAGGGAGAGATGACCAAGGAACTGCTCAAGATGGGAGCCGGCGCGGCCCTTTCGCAAACAGCGCCGATCGGGAAAGAGACCTCCTCAAGCTCGTCACGGAACTATGTCACCTCCGACGGCACCCGCGTACAGGAGAAGACCACCACCTCGGTCGGAGTCAAGGTTAATCCGGCCGGTCTGATCGGTGTCCTTGACACCCTTTTCCAATAG
- a CDS encoding GNAT family N-acetyltransferase, whose product MQPEIRFDCSGVNWQLVADTLQEVGMAHYAAEAHQQAFEASHTVVFLYHNQQMIGFGRAISDGVYQAAVYDVAVVPQYQGHGLGRTIMQAILARVSHCNVILYASIGKEPFYRSLGFRLMKTGMALFKQVETMAAKGFTE is encoded by the coding sequence GTGCAACCGGAGATCCGTTTTGACTGCAGCGGTGTTAACTGGCAGCTGGTGGCAGACACCCTGCAGGAAGTGGGCATGGCCCACTATGCGGCAGAAGCCCACCAACAGGCCTTTGAGGCCAGCCATACCGTGGTGTTCCTCTATCACAACCAGCAGATGATCGGCTTTGGCCGGGCCATTTCCGACGGGGTCTACCAGGCAGCAGTCTATGATGTGGCGGTGGTGCCGCAATACCAGGGGCATGGTCTTGGTCGTACCATCATGCAGGCCATCCTTGCACGTGTTTCCCATTGTAACGTGATCCTGTACGCCTCTATCGGCAAGGAGCCGTTCTACCGCAGCCTGGGTTTCCGCCTGATGAAGACCGGTATGGCGCTGTTCAAACAGGTTGAGACAATGGCAGCCAAGGGGTTCACGGAATAA
- a CDS encoding pyridoxamine 5'-phosphate oxidase family protein, which translates to MQHELRRKDRGIAETEARALLQQGEYGVLSLCGADGEPYGLPLSYCVLNNAIYFHCALEGRKLALLADNNRASFCVVGATEVVPEKFSTRYESVIVSGRVSEALDAEKQHGLEGLTDKYCPEYHEKGLQYIASDAARTRVFKISIDTICGKARR; encoded by the coding sequence ATGCAACACGAATTACGTCGAAAAGATCGGGGGATCGCTGAAACAGAGGCCAGGGCACTGCTTCAGCAGGGGGAGTACGGCGTGCTTTCCCTCTGTGGCGCTGATGGCGAACCGTACGGTCTGCCGCTCAGTTACTGCGTGCTGAATAATGCGATCTACTTCCACTGTGCCCTGGAAGGGCGCAAACTGGCTCTGCTGGCAGACAACAACCGGGCCTCATTCTGTGTGGTGGGTGCCACGGAGGTGGTGCCGGAAAAGTTCTCCACCCGCTATGAAAGTGTGATTGTCTCCGGCCGGGTCAGCGAGGCGCTTGATGCAGAGAAGCAGCACGGCCTGGAAGGGCTGACGGACAAATACTGCCCTGAGTATCATGAAAAAGGACTGCAGTATATTGCCAGCGATGCAGCCAGGACCAGGGTCTTTAAGATCAGTATCGATACCATCTGCGGCAAGGCACGGCGCTAG
- a CDS encoding YciI family protein, translating to MFIVSVTYQQPLEVVDHHLPAHLAFLDRYFSQGTFIASGRKVPRTGGIILATGVTKEQLDAILLEDPFNQHGVALYEVTEFEPNRTGPEYAWFLKL from the coding sequence ATGTTCATCGTATCCGTAACCTACCAACAGCCGCTGGAGGTGGTGGATCATCACCTGCCGGCCCATCTTGCCTTTCTTGACCGCTACTTTAGCCAGGGCACCTTCATCGCCTCGGGCCGCAAGGTACCCCGCACCGGCGGGATTATTCTGGCTACCGGCGTCACCAAGGAGCAGCTTGATGCGATCCTGCTGGAGGATCCGTTCAACCAGCACGGGGTTGCCCTGTACGAGGTGACCGAGTTTGAACCGAACCGGACCGGCCCTGAATACGCCTGGTTTCTGAAACTGTAA
- a CDS encoding GGDEF domain-containing protein: MEKIQEKSEITIELNKVPIQWELDKGNLTFFGIDSALFWTDPSISNMLAPIVDELGMDLFRLLVAYSSSLGTEADYHAMISTLATNFKDGFLSWGKAVSAAGWGSFEILEYNPIDRQAVVIVKNPWELSTQKNLQGEKRWGAPFLQGKLIGIFSHAFKVPCWANDTCYFDAETPYVEIRIFQSGMTIMDELKKLRQKRMLDKERELTAMVDLRTIELQQAKDEIEKYSVTLEQKVEERTANLVDLNIQLEQEIKIRKNAEAKLEELNRELLELSFTDKLTGIANRRRFDTVLLTEWSRALRSRCSLCLIIGDVDWFKKYNDSYGHQAGDNCLQLVANVLQRNAKRVSDLVARYGGEEFALILPITDGEQAKSIVEKIIMDFRDLNIPHSLSEYGHVTMSFGIAVVVPRVDQTVELFLKAADDALYSAKKEGRNKCVMLNYDT; encoded by the coding sequence ATGGAAAAGATCCAAGAAAAATCAGAAATTACTATTGAACTGAATAAAGTCCCTATTCAGTGGGAGTTGGATAAAGGCAACCTGACCTTTTTTGGAATAGATTCCGCACTCTTTTGGACCGATCCCTCTATATCGAATATGTTGGCGCCTATTGTGGATGAGCTTGGAATGGATTTATTCCGTCTGCTTGTCGCATATTCTTCCAGCCTTGGGACGGAAGCGGACTACCATGCGATGATTTCGACCTTGGCAACTAATTTTAAGGACGGCTTCTTGTCCTGGGGTAAAGCTGTATCGGCGGCAGGATGGGGATCCTTTGAGATACTTGAGTACAATCCAATAGATCGACAGGCGGTTGTTATAGTTAAAAATCCATGGGAGTTAAGCACGCAAAAGAATCTTCAAGGAGAAAAGAGATGGGGAGCTCCATTTTTGCAAGGGAAGTTAATCGGGATATTCAGTCATGCATTTAAAGTCCCCTGCTGGGCCAATGACACATGCTACTTTGATGCTGAAACGCCTTACGTTGAAATAAGGATATTTCAATCTGGCATGACTATCATGGATGAATTAAAAAAATTACGGCAGAAACGAATGCTAGATAAAGAACGTGAATTGACGGCTATGGTTGACCTTAGAACTATTGAGTTACAGCAGGCTAAAGATGAGATTGAAAAGTATTCTGTGACATTGGAACAGAAGGTAGAAGAACGTACAGCAAATTTAGTTGACTTGAATATCCAGCTTGAACAGGAAATAAAAATTCGAAAAAATGCAGAGGCAAAATTAGAAGAGCTGAATCGAGAATTGTTGGAGTTGAGCTTTACCGATAAATTGACTGGAATTGCTAACCGGCGACGTTTTGACACGGTATTGTTGACCGAGTGGAGCAGAGCGCTCCGCTCAAGGTGTTCATTATGTCTGATAATCGGAGATGTTGATTGGTTCAAGAAATACAATGACAGTTATGGCCATCAGGCGGGAGATAATTGTCTTCAATTGGTTGCCAACGTATTACAAAGAAACGCTAAGCGGGTATCTGATTTAGTGGCCCGGTATGGTGGTGAGGAATTTGCACTTATCTTGCCGATTACTGATGGTGAACAGGCAAAAAGTATTGTGGAGAAAATAATCATGGATTTTCGTGATCTTAATATTCCACATTCCCTTTCAGAATATGGCCATGTCACGATGAGTTTTGGAATAGCAGTTGTGGTACCCCGGGTAGATCAGACGGTGGAGCTGTTCTTGAAAGCCGCGGATGATGCCTTGTATTCAGCAAAAAAGGAGGGGCGCAACAAATGCGTAATGCTGAATTATGATACATAG
- the rsgA gene encoding ribosome small subunit-dependent GTPase A, with protein MSNQPIKLEQLGWNQWFDGLLALQGQPLESAARVAAVDREQLLLMNSTGLFRARLSGSYLHHNRRPEAFPCVGDWVCVEKGPQDEIGLIHSLLDRRTSLQRKAVGSAGEAQMIAANLDYVIIVQSCHFDFNLNRLERYLVMVMQGGAEPVILLTKTDLIEPDQLAELRSRIDNAGIFAPVLTISTITGQGIDELKQLLVPGKTYCFVGSSGVGKSTLINALVGGGRLATQTVSASGEGRHTTVRRELLLLDNGALVIDNPGMREFGILDAADGMASGFSDITGHAAQCRYRDCSHTSEPGCAVLAALATGEINRAHYDNFLKLQSESAFYQLSHAEKRKKDRDFGKFIKSVKKDLTRE; from the coding sequence ATGTCAAATCAACCGATAAAACTTGAACAACTAGGATGGAACCAGTGGTTTGACGGACTGTTGGCACTGCAGGGACAGCCGTTGGAGAGCGCGGCGCGGGTGGCGGCCGTAGACCGTGAGCAACTGCTGCTGATGAACAGCACGGGACTGTTCCGGGCCAGGCTGTCCGGCAGTTACCTGCACCATAACCGCCGACCCGAGGCGTTCCCCTGCGTGGGTGACTGGGTCTGCGTGGAAAAGGGACCACAAGATGAGATCGGCCTGATCCACAGCCTGCTCGACCGCAGGACCAGCCTGCAGCGCAAGGCCGTGGGCAGTGCTGGTGAGGCGCAGATGATTGCAGCCAACCTGGATTACGTGATCATTGTGCAGTCCTGCCACTTTGATTTCAACCTGAACCGCCTGGAACGCTATCTGGTCATGGTGATGCAGGGCGGGGCCGAGCCGGTCATCCTGCTGACCAAGACCGACCTTATCGAGCCTGATCAGCTGGCCGAACTGCGCAGCCGCATCGATAACGCCGGCATTTTTGCGCCGGTGCTGACCATCAGCACCATCACCGGCCAAGGGATCGACGAGTTGAAGCAGTTGCTGGTGCCGGGCAAGACCTACTGCTTTGTCGGCTCATCCGGGGTGGGCAAAAGCACGCTCATCAACGCCCTGGTTGGTGGCGGCCGGCTGGCAACCCAGACGGTCAGCGCCAGCGGCGAGGGACGCCACACCACGGTCCGGCGGGAGCTGCTGTTGCTGGACAATGGGGCACTGGTGATCGACAACCCCGGCATGCGCGAGTTCGGTATCCTGGATGCAGCAGACGGCATGGCCAGCGGTTTCAGCGACATAACCGGTCATGCTGCCCAATGCCGCTACCGGGACTGCAGCCATACCAGTGAACCGGGCTGTGCCGTGCTTGCTGCCCTGGCCACAGGCGAGATCAACCGGGCGCATTATGACAACTTTCTCAAGTTGCAGAGCGAATCCGCGTTTTACCAGCTATCCCACGCTGAAAAGCGCAAAAAGGACCGTGACTTCGGCAAGTTTATCAAGTCGGTCAAAAAAGATCTGACACGGGAATAG
- a CDS encoding DUF2461 domain-containing protein, whose product MADRFNGFSPLAPGFFERLAVNNTKAWFEDHRDEYQELLLEPLKLLVSELADTMLALDPALITLPAVDKTISRIHRDTRFSHNKSPYKTCLWITFKRYSPDWKTAPCFFFEITADSYRYGMGFYSATRQTMDNLRRLIEAKPARFRATVAWLAQQDAFVLAGDCYKRPLNPALPDDLQSWHCRKNVCLICNREVDGRLFTRDIRDDLAAGFRQLQPLYELFWQMVQQG is encoded by the coding sequence ATGGCTGACCGGTTTAACGGATTTTCACCGCTGGCCCCGGGATTTTTTGAGCGGCTGGCTGTCAACAACACCAAGGCCTGGTTTGAGGACCATCGCGACGAGTATCAGGAACTGCTGCTGGAACCCCTCAAGCTGCTGGTCTCTGAGCTGGCCGACACCATGCTGGCCCTTGATCCCGCACTGATCACCCTCCCGGCGGTGGATAAAACCATCTCCCGCATCCACCGTGACACCCGTTTTTCCCATAACAAATCGCCCTACAAGACCTGCCTCTGGATCACCTTCAAACGTTACAGTCCCGACTGGAAGACCGCCCCCTGCTTCTTCTTTGAGATCACCGCCGACAGCTACCGCTACGGCATGGGCTTTTACAGTGCCACCAGACAGACCATGGACAACCTGCGGCGCCTGATCGAGGCAAAACCGGCCCGCTTCCGCGCAACTGTGGCCTGGCTTGCCCAACAGGATGCCTTTGTGCTGGCGGGGGACTGCTACAAGCGCCCCCTGAACCCGGCCCTGCCGGATGACTTGCAGAGCTGGCATTGCCGCAAAAATGTCTGCCTGATCTGCAACCGGGAGGTTGACGGTCGGCTCTTTACCCGGGATATCCGTGATGACCTGGCCGCAGGCTTCCGGCAGCTGCAACCGCTGTATGAGCTGTTCTGGCAGATGGTACAGCAGGGTTGA
- a CDS encoding helicase HerA-like domain-containing protein yields the protein MTEPLLIAKNSTTDILLLPQMANRHGLITGATGTGKTVTLQMLAEHFSSLGVPCFMSDVKGDLAGVSQPGGGNAKVAERVKALKLEGFAHQGYPVTLWDPFGLNGHPVRATISDMGPLLLGRMLDLNETQSGVLNLVFKVADDNGLLLLDLKDLRAMLAFVGENAKQFTTDYGNVSTASIGAIQRGLLTLEAQGGEQIFGEPMLNSADLLQTDRGLGVINILSSEKLMQSPKLYATLLLWLLSELFENLPEVGDLDKPKLVFFFDEAHLLFSDAPPVLVEKIEQVVRLIRSKGVGVYFVTQNPADVPDKILSQLGNRVQHALRAFSVRDQKGVKAAAETMRDNPALDEAAVITELGVGEALVSCLDEKGRSGVVERAYMVPPRGQIGPISADQRSRLLQTSLVAGAYDTPIDRESAYEILKARAKQSADAAGTQTQTGAASSSGSSGLGGVLADMLGGGSGHSRGRESAVEALTKSAARAMGSQIGRSIIRGVLGSLFGGRR from the coding sequence ATGACCGAACCTCTTCTCATTGCCAAAAACAGCACCACAGATATCCTGCTGCTGCCTCAGATGGCCAACCGCCACGGCCTGATCACCGGCGCCACCGGCACCGGTAAAACGGTGACCCTGCAGATGCTTGCCGAGCATTTTTCCAGCCTCGGCGTGCCCTGCTTCATGTCTGATGTGAAGGGTGACCTTGCGGGTGTATCGCAGCCCGGCGGCGGCAATGCCAAGGTTGCCGAGCGGGTCAAAGCCCTGAAACTTGAGGGGTTTGCCCACCAGGGATACCCGGTTACCCTGTGGGACCCGTTCGGCTTGAATGGTCATCCGGTGCGGGCCACCATCTCTGACATGGGACCACTTCTGCTTGGGCGTATGCTCGATCTCAACGAAACCCAGAGCGGCGTCCTGAACCTGGTGTTCAAGGTGGCTGACGACAATGGTCTGTTACTGTTGGACCTGAAGGATCTGCGGGCTATGCTCGCTTTTGTCGGTGAAAACGCCAAGCAGTTCACCACCGACTACGGCAATGTATCAACGGCCTCAATCGGCGCCATCCAGCGCGGCCTGCTGACCCTGGAGGCACAAGGCGGCGAGCAGATCTTCGGCGAACCGATGCTCAATAGTGCCGATCTGCTCCAGACCGACCGCGGGCTTGGGGTCATCAACATCCTTTCATCCGAAAAGCTGATGCAGTCGCCAAAACTTTACGCCACGCTGTTGCTCTGGCTACTGTCTGAGTTGTTTGAAAATCTGCCCGAAGTCGGCGACCTTGACAAACCGAAGCTGGTCTTCTTTTTTGACGAAGCCCACTTGCTGTTTAGCGATGCCCCGCCGGTGCTGGTGGAAAAAATCGAGCAGGTCGTGCGGTTGATCCGCTCAAAAGGGGTGGGAGTCTATTTTGTTACCCAGAACCCGGCTGATGTGCCGGATAAAATCCTGTCGCAGCTTGGTAACCGGGTCCAGCATGCCTTACGCGCCTTTTCGGTGCGCGACCAGAAAGGGGTCAAGGCTGCCGCAGAAACCATGCGCGACAATCCGGCCCTGGATGAAGCTGCAGTAATCACTGAACTGGGGGTGGGAGAGGCACTGGTTTCCTGCCTTGATGAAAAAGGGCGCTCAGGTGTGGTGGAGCGCGCCTACATGGTGCCGCCCCGGGGGCAGATCGGCCCGATCAGCGCCGACCAGCGCAGCCGGTTACTCCAGACGTCGCTCGTTGCCGGTGCCTACGATACACCCATTGATCGTGAATCAGCCTATGAAATCCTCAAGGCCCGAGCCAAACAGTCAGCCGACGCAGCCGGTACCCAGACGCAGACTGGTGCTGCGTCGTCTTCCGGCAGCAGCGGCTTGGGCGGTGTGCTGGCAGATATGCTGGGTGGCGGCAGTGGCCACAGCAGAGGTCGCGAAAGCGCGGTTGAGGCCCTGACAAAATCAGCGGCCCGCGCCATGGGCAGCCAGATCGGTCGTTCAATAATCCGTGGCGTACTGGGCAGCCTGTTTGGCGGAAGGCGCTGA
- a CDS encoding LysE family translocator — protein sequence MVTTQFLLTSLIVALVPGTGVIFTVSTGIMQGRRAALFAALGCTAGIIPHLLATILGLAALMHTSALAFQTLKYAGVAYLLYLAYATWQDTSTFQLDTSSSRSTARGLMLKAVLLNLLNPKLTIFFLAFLPQFISPTAASPLTQLLLLSGLFMAMTLVVFVAYGLLAHAFRIRVIASQRVQTWLRRSFAAAFAALGIRLACSER from the coding sequence ATGGTTACTACCCAGTTTTTGCTCACCTCGCTGATCGTTGCCCTGGTGCCCGGCACCGGGGTGATCTTCACCGTATCCACCGGCATCATGCAGGGGCGCCGGGCAGCACTCTTTGCCGCCTTGGGCTGTACTGCCGGGATCATCCCGCACCTGCTGGCCACCATCCTGGGGCTGGCAGCCCTGATGCACACCAGCGCCCTGGCCTTCCAGACCCTCAAGTACGCCGGGGTGGCCTATCTGCTCTACCTGGCCTATGCCACCTGGCAGGATACCAGCACCTTCCAGCTGGATACCAGCTCATCCCGCAGCACCGCCCGCGGCCTGATGCTCAAGGCCGTGCTGCTCAACCTGCTCAACCCCAAGCTGACCATCTTCTTTCTGGCCTTTCTGCCCCAGTTCATCAGCCCCACCGCAGCCAGCCCGCTGACGCAGCTGCTCCTGCTGTCCGGCCTGTTCATGGCCATGACCCTGGTGGTGTTTGTTGCCTACGGTCTGCTGGCCCATGCCTTCCGTATCAGGGTAATCGCCTCGCAGCGGGTGCAGACCTGGCTGCGCCGCAGCTTTGCCGCTGCCTTTGCTGCCCTGGGGATCAGACTGGCCTGCTCGGAACGATAA
- a CDS encoding cyclase family protein: MKRVPILLCIVFLCTACMPQSRITAAPSLWQTYENTLKAAKYVDLTHTITPSIPVWAGFGPSSFSPALNPATGAPYSWSKDGFEATRYELATDQFGTQLDPPAHWNPDYPAIDELPPTFAVRPLVVISIVEQVAQNPGYSLTMADIQNWEARHGRIPEGSVVFVRSDWSKEWPNPALATRQVFPGVSLAALKFLHEQRHILFHGHEPLDTDSTPTLEGEAWLLRNGYTQAEGVAHLDQVPEAGALVTIGFPKFQGGLGGYARYIAICPPDWQYGVSVGQLPESPLPRAAKPLHWDATRGMRVR, encoded by the coding sequence ATGAAACGCGTTCCGATTTTACTGTGCATTGTGTTTCTGTGTACGGCATGCATGCCTCAGTCGCGCATTACTGCCGCGCCCAGCCTCTGGCAGACCTATGAGAACACCTTGAAGGCGGCCAAATACGTTGACCTGACCCACACCATCACCCCATCCATCCCGGTCTGGGCAGGCTTCGGCCCCTCCAGCTTCAGCCCTGCACTGAATCCCGCCACCGGCGCCCCCTACAGTTGGTCAAAGGACGGGTTCGAGGCCACCCGCTACGAACTCGCTACTGATCAGTTCGGCACCCAGCTTGATCCCCCGGCCCACTGGAACCCCGATTATCCCGCCATCGACGAGCTGCCCCCCACCTTTGCCGTGAGGCCTTTGGTGGTGATCTCCATCGTGGAGCAGGTGGCACAGAATCCGGGCTACAGTCTCACAATGGCGGACATCCAGAACTGGGAGGCCAGGCATGGCCGGATTCCCGAGGGGTCCGTGGTGTTTGTCCGCTCCGACTGGTCAAAGGAGTGGCCCAATCCCGCTCTCGCCACCCGGCAGGTCTTCCCGGGGGTCTCGCTGGCAGCCCTGAAGTTTCTGCACGAGCAACGGCATATCCTGTTCCACGGCCATGAGCCGCTGGACACGGACAGCACACCCACCCTTGAAGGAGAGGCCTGGCTGCTCAGAAACGGCTATACCCAGGCGGAAGGGGTTGCCCATCTCGATCAGGTGCCCGAGGCTGGGGCGCTCGTGACCATCGGATTCCCCAAGTTCCAGGGCGGTCTGGGGGGGTATGCGCGCTATATTGCCATCTGCCCGCCGGACTGGCAGTATGGCGTGTCGGTCGGACAGCTGCCGGAAAGTCCGCTCCCACGGGCCGCGAAACCGCTGCATTGGGATGCAACGCGCGGCATGCGGGTCAGGTGA
- a CDS encoding TIGR00730 family Rossman fold protein, whose protein sequence is MQQICVFCGSSPGTRPEYSAAAHALGQALVAQGIELVYGGASVGLMGIVARTVLEGGGRVTGIIPRLLAEKEVALTSLDDLRIVDSMHERKALMAELSDGFIALPGGIGTIEEFVEVLTWAQLGIHTKPCGLLNIAGYYDGLLGFFDHMLAEGFIRPACRSTILVEQDPLSLLAAMGSYRSPTEDKAAWALKLSNS, encoded by the coding sequence ATGCAACAAATCTGCGTCTTTTGCGGTTCCAGTCCCGGCACACGGCCGGAATACAGTGCAGCAGCTCACGCCCTGGGACAGGCCTTGGTGGCCCAGGGGATCGAGCTGGTCTACGGCGGCGCCAGCGTGGGGCTGATGGGGATCGTGGCCCGCACCGTACTGGAAGGGGGCGGCCGGGTGACCGGGATCATTCCCCGCCTGCTGGCTGAGAAAGAGGTGGCCCTGACCAGCCTGGATGACCTGCGGATTGTGGACTCCATGCATGAGCGCAAGGCATTGATGGCAGAGCTGTCAGACGGCTTCATTGCCCTGCCGGGCGGAATCGGCACCATTGAAGAGTTTGTGGAGGTGCTGACCTGGGCCCAACTGGGCATCCACACCAAGCCCTGCGGCCTGTTGAACATCGCTGGCTATTACGACGGGCTGCTGGGGTTCTTTGACCACATGCTGGCAGAAGGTTTTATCCGGCCAGCCTGCCGCAGCACCATCCTGGTTGAGCAGGACCCGCTCAGCCTGTTGGCGGCCATGGGCAGCTATCGTTCTCCCACAGAGGACAAGGCAGCCTGGGCCCTGAAGCTGAGCAACAGTTGA